Proteins encoded in a region of the Pigmentiphaga litoralis genome:
- a CDS encoding dihydroorotate dehydrogenase electron transfer subunit — MLSPPLHVVGGTAAPACDRPLSDRPAPAFTVAENLCTVLSNDWVNPEYKHLVLKAPPIALTARPGQFFHLACPPSGTDSPYLRRPMSLYRVDPAQGHVEFLYKVQGAGTRGLAFLNPGDTLDAVGPVGVGFDLPADCRHVLLLARGVGLATLAPLADYAIRQGAAVTAVLSARSPALVMSEAYLREVGARVHTVTDDEQTSDIVHVESLIRDLHAREPFDLLTTCGSNRLLLLLQRLSDDLHVPGQVALEQHMGCALGMCYGCVKPFRKAPGATVLTYKRVCWDGPVFDLQETV, encoded by the coding sequence ATGTTGAGTCCCCCCCTGCACGTCGTGGGTGGCACGGCCGCCCCGGCGTGCGACCGGCCGCTGTCCGACCGTCCGGCCCCGGCATTCACGGTGGCAGAAAACCTGTGCACCGTGCTGTCCAACGACTGGGTCAATCCCGAATACAAACACCTGGTCTTGAAAGCGCCGCCTATCGCATTGACCGCGCGGCCCGGGCAGTTCTTTCATCTGGCCTGCCCACCCAGCGGCACCGACAGCCCCTACCTGCGCCGGCCCATGAGTCTGTACCGGGTGGACCCGGCGCAAGGCCACGTCGAATTTCTGTACAAGGTGCAGGGCGCGGGCACGCGGGGGCTGGCTTTCCTCAATCCGGGCGACACCCTGGACGCCGTCGGCCCGGTGGGCGTGGGCTTCGACCTGCCGGCGGACTGCCGCCATGTGCTGTTGCTGGCCCGGGGCGTGGGCCTGGCCACGCTGGCGCCGCTGGCCGACTATGCGATCCGGCAAGGCGCTGCCGTGACCGCGGTGCTGAGTGCGCGCAGCCCGGCCCTGGTCATGTCCGAAGCGTATCTGCGTGAGGTCGGTGCACGGGTCCACACCGTGACCGACGACGAACAGACCAGCGACATCGTGCATGTCGAAAGCCTGATCCGCGACCTGCATGCGCGCGAACCCTTCGATCTGCTGACGACCTGCGGATCCAACCGCCTGCTGCTGTTGCTGCAGCGGCTGAGCGACGACCTGCACGTACCGGGTCAGGTCGCGCTGGAACAGCACATGGGATGCGCGCTGGGCATGTGCTATGGCTGCGTCAAACCCTTTCGCAAGGCGCCCGGCGCCACCGTGCTGACCTACAAGCGGGTGTGTTGGGACGGCCCGGTGTTCGATCTGCAGGAGACCGTATAG
- a CDS encoding nuclear transport factor 2 family protein: MMSSPRFAATDDSLSLADRLDRLESLAAIQSLKARYGALADAKYTADYARVDADTMRQVAWQQAQCFTDNAVWEAGEGFGANRVGRDALFAWFQQSPWCFAVHYYGSPVIDVQGDAATGTWRLWQIAMADDTREAVLLAAVTHESYARQADGAWLHSRMRFEQLHMLPVGRGPAPLAATLAALASRRSASSMTLESPPSC, translated from the coding sequence ATGATGTCTTCGCCGCGCTTCGCCGCCACAGACGACTCCCTATCGCTGGCCGACCGCCTGGACCGCCTCGAATCCCTGGCGGCCATCCAGTCGCTGAAGGCACGCTACGGCGCCCTGGCCGATGCGAAGTACACGGCGGATTACGCGCGGGTCGATGCCGACACGATGCGCCAGGTGGCCTGGCAACAGGCGCAGTGCTTCACCGACAACGCCGTGTGGGAAGCCGGTGAAGGCTTCGGCGCGAACCGCGTCGGGCGCGATGCCTTGTTCGCCTGGTTCCAGCAGTCCCCCTGGTGCTTTGCCGTGCATTACTACGGCAGCCCGGTCATCGACGTGCAGGGCGACGCGGCCACCGGCACGTGGCGCCTGTGGCAGATCGCCATGGCCGACGACACGCGCGAAGCCGTGCTGCTCGCGGCGGTCACCCACGAATCCTATGCACGCCAAGCCGATGGCGCCTGGCTGCACAGCCGGATGCGCTTCGAGCAACTGCACATGCTGCCCGTCGGACGCGGTCCCGCGCCGCTGGCAGCCACCCTGGCCGCGCTGGCAAGCCGCCGGTCTGCGTCGTCCATGACACTGGAGAGTCCGCCATCATGTTGA
- a CDS encoding cupin domain-containing protein yields the protein MAKCRVFGIDDSLKEVVPGGLYMKHLFGKHISVAVVKFVEGAGRDLPAKAHAHGEEASLQVSGGCSVFEGLGAPGDLEFVMDEGDALIIPGDVMHYGGNRFEPAGISLRLNVVTPARKEYGPEDTTPYYPLKDRETQA from the coding sequence ATGGCCAAATGCAGAGTGTTCGGTATCGATGACAGCCTGAAGGAAGTGGTGCCCGGTGGCTTGTACATGAAGCACTTGTTCGGCAAACACATCAGCGTGGCAGTCGTGAAGTTCGTCGAAGGCGCCGGGCGCGATCTGCCCGCCAAGGCACACGCCCATGGCGAAGAAGCGTCGCTGCAGGTCAGTGGCGGCTGTTCGGTGTTCGAAGGATTGGGCGCGCCGGGCGATCTCGAATTCGTGATGGATGAAGGCGATGCGCTGATCATTCCGGGTGACGTGATGCACTACGGCGGCAATCGCTTCGAGCCTGCCGGTATCAGCCTGCGACTGAATGTGGTGACGCCTGCGCGCAAGGAATATGGGCCGGAAGACACGACGCCGTATTACCCGCTCAAGGACAGGGAGACGCAGGCATGA
- a CDS encoding aromatic ring-hydroxylating oxygenase subunit alpha → MSRTTARLHDRYPELGTGPVPVEPYISPAYFAQEKEKIFKKTWLHVGRVEEIPGVGDYFVKDLAACDTSIIVVRNKQGVIRAMHNVCAHRMNQVVYEPCGKARKFFCKFHGWAYDLDGKLTGVPEEGCFFDLDKVDYGLSRVACEVWQGFIFVNMDPEPALSLADFMKPMYGDIEGYPFDKLTTGFSWTTEVNCNWKLALDAFQEAYHVAYVHGHSIADAIDKSDGGSMRPLDALCGEFHRRLSLAGNPKSVYGNPKAVTSGGEAAREALAESAATRPIAAAALRAGMGSATHEFRLDTLPKGMNWTGSDNWLFDINVVFPEFYLSLRPNYCQAYNFRPISHNRTLLEARVYYPDMPTAGGRFFLEYMKVALRDVLLEDLSTLERTQTAAQTGVKKHMILQDYELLVRHNYKVVDGLVQADAAR, encoded by the coding sequence ATGAGCCGGACGACCGCAAGACTGCATGATCGTTACCCTGAACTGGGCACCGGGCCGGTGCCGGTCGAACCCTATATCTCGCCGGCCTACTTCGCGCAGGAAAAGGAAAAGATCTTCAAGAAGACGTGGCTGCACGTCGGGCGCGTCGAAGAGATCCCCGGGGTGGGCGACTATTTCGTCAAGGATCTGGCAGCCTGCGATACATCGATCATCGTGGTGCGCAACAAGCAGGGCGTGATCCGCGCCATGCACAACGTCTGTGCGCACCGCATGAACCAGGTCGTGTACGAGCCCTGCGGCAAGGCGCGCAAGTTCTTCTGCAAGTTCCACGGCTGGGCCTATGACCTGGACGGCAAGCTGACCGGCGTGCCGGAAGAGGGCTGCTTTTTCGATCTGGACAAGGTCGACTACGGGCTGTCGCGGGTCGCCTGCGAGGTGTGGCAAGGCTTCATCTTCGTCAACATGGACCCCGAACCCGCCCTGTCCCTCGCGGACTTCATGAAGCCCATGTATGGCGACATCGAAGGCTATCCCTTCGACAAGCTGACCACCGGCTTTTCGTGGACGACCGAGGTCAACTGCAACTGGAAGCTGGCGCTGGACGCCTTCCAGGAGGCCTATCACGTGGCCTATGTGCACGGCCATTCGATCGCCGACGCGATCGACAAAAGCGACGGCGGATCGATGCGGCCGCTGGACGCGCTGTGTGGCGAATTCCATCGCCGGCTGTCATTGGCGGGCAACCCGAAGTCGGTGTACGGCAATCCCAAGGCCGTGACCTCGGGCGGGGAAGCGGCGCGCGAAGCCCTGGCCGAGTCGGCCGCCACCCGCCCGATCGCTGCCGCCGCGCTGCGTGCCGGGATGGGCAGCGCCACGCATGAATTCCGGCTCGACACACTGCCCAAGGGCATGAACTGGACGGGCAGTGACAACTGGCTGTTCGACATCAATGTCGTGTTCCCCGAGTTCTATCTGTCCTTGCGGCCCAACTACTGCCAGGCCTACAACTTCCGTCCCATTTCGCACAACCGCACGCTGCTCGAAGCTCGCGTCTATTACCCCGACATGCCCACCGCAGGCGGCCGCTTCTTTCTGGAATACATGAAGGTGGCGCTGCGCGATGTGCTGCTCGAAGACTTGAGCACGCTGGAGCGCACCCAGACCGCGGCACAGACAGGCGTGAAGAAACACATGATCCTGCAGGACTATGAACTGCTGGTTCGCCACAACTACAAGGTGGTCGACGGGCTGGTCCAGGCCGACGCCGCACGCTGA